From one Armatimonadota bacterium genomic stretch:
- a CDS encoding ATP-binding protein — translation MKTNVTLPDDLPAGAPAQAGAQGAGPPGGPAAETPEKAIHVDFSKKGQDGSPFQKARSLEKRLKLFLWGDSGVGKTTLSLQFPKPVVIDLEGGADLYGEAFDFDVLRASTADEVMEAVQWLLTHPHAYRTLVIDPITVYWDALQKKWSDVFLRRNKGSKGYKFEFYDLQPRDWMTVKAEFKDLIRKLIALDMNVIVTARQKVQYADGAFMKAIGETFDGEKSLPYLFDTIVRLYRDDKGRFLGECLKDRSNKLPAGAFEVSYARFEELFGKKALARKARPTAFATDEQKRQIRDHIARFGLSPEQVTKRLAAYGAESLDDLTEENARVIVGKFESALAAKGGAVNSGKEA, via the coding sequence CGGGGGGCCCGGCGGCCGAGACGCCGGAGAAGGCGATCCACGTGGACTTCTCCAAGAAGGGCCAGGACGGATCGCCGTTCCAGAAGGCGCGGTCGCTGGAGAAGCGCCTGAAGCTCTTCCTCTGGGGCGACTCCGGCGTAGGCAAGACGACGCTCTCGCTCCAGTTCCCCAAGCCCGTGGTCATCGACCTCGAGGGCGGGGCGGACCTCTATGGCGAGGCCTTCGACTTCGACGTCCTGCGCGCCTCGACGGCGGACGAGGTCATGGAGGCGGTGCAGTGGCTGCTCACGCACCCGCACGCCTACCGGACGCTCGTCATCGACCCGATCACAGTCTACTGGGACGCGCTCCAGAAGAAGTGGTCGGACGTCTTCCTCCGGCGCAACAAGGGGTCGAAGGGCTACAAGTTCGAGTTCTACGACCTGCAGCCCCGCGACTGGATGACGGTCAAGGCGGAGTTCAAGGACCTCATCCGCAAGCTGATCGCGCTGGACATGAACGTCATCGTCACGGCGCGGCAGAAGGTCCAGTACGCCGACGGCGCGTTCATGAAGGCCATCGGCGAGACCTTCGACGGCGAGAAGTCCCTGCCCTACCTCTTCGACACCATCGTCCGGCTCTACCGGGACGACAAGGGCCGGTTCCTCGGCGAGTGCCTGAAGGATCGCTCCAACAAGCTCCCGGCCGGCGCGTTCGAGGTGTCCTACGCCCGCTTCGAGGAGCTCTTCGGGAAGAAGGCGCTGGCCCGCAAGGCGCGGCCCACGGCCTTCGCCACCGACGAGCAGAAGCGGCAGATCCGCGACCACATCGCGCGCTTCGGCCTGTCGCCGGAGCAGGTGACCAAGAGGCTCGCCGCCTACGGCGCGGAGAGCCTCGACGACCTCACCGAGGAGAACGCGCGGGTGATCGTCGGCAAGTTCGAGTCGGCCCTGGCCGCGAAGGGCGGGGCCGTGAATTCAGGAAAGGAGGCGTAA
- a CDS encoding DUF669 domain-containing protein: MPKIDFNNVDDVQDFSPLPDGKYLCRVAEVEEATTQYGDEMWKLRFVVESGPHRGRYIFDNMVFSDAAMKRVKLICSRLGLNVTGELDLTPAVIKGRSCYVTVETEEYEDQEGNTKKRNVVPFAGYDRADAAPAPAAPKAEKTGGAEDDSEEDLPF; this comes from the coding sequence ATGCCCAAGATCGACTTCAACAACGTGGACGACGTCCAGGACTTCTCCCCGCTGCCGGACGGGAAGTACCTCTGCCGCGTGGCGGAGGTGGAGGAGGCGACGACCCAGTACGGCGACGAGATGTGGAAGCTCCGGTTCGTGGTCGAGTCCGGCCCGCACCGGGGGCGGTACATCTTCGACAACATGGTCTTCAGCGACGCGGCCATGAAGCGGGTGAAGCTCATCTGCTCCCGCCTCGGCCTCAACGTCACCGGGGAGCTCGACCTGACGCCGGCCGTAATCAAGGGGCGGAGCTGCTACGTGACGGTCGAGACCGAGGAGTACGAGGACCAGGAGGGCAACACCAAGAAGCGCAACGTGGTCCCCTTCGCCGGCTACGACCGCGCCGACGCCGCGCCCGCGCCGGCGGCCCCGAAGGCCGAGAAGACTGGCGGCGCGGAGGACGACAGCGAGGAAGACCTCCCCTTCTGA
- a CDS encoding AAA family ATPase: protein MHDGHEQLQGVLSTIKFHQGNFLIGVLDDGTTVKGSMLSPQVGLEYTFRGRREHHPRWGEQFAFTDYRASYPTDLAAIQCYLVDNCKWIGPEIGKRLVNTYGKETLAVCKADPDRVAAAISGITPRRAKEIAAMLRNNEANENLQLALKDLLGGTKVNRRAVNQILEKWGQDALARIRENPYALIEAIDGIGFLTADEVARKIGYDFSGPPRIRAGLIHTLKEQAFGQGHTCLPKAKLLAEAEKILAVPPDRIGSELGPLEKDGLVISADGFVYLKGYHDDEKLIAEKLKVLARQTLPPGQPDFEGLADDQKEALSKAVSSGVFILTGAPGTGKTYTIKRIISSFPEARVALATPTGKAAKRVYEQSGRLALTIHKLLEPQKEGDRFVFTRDAENPVEADLIVLDEVSMVDTPLMARFLEAVAPGTRLILVGDTYQLPSVGPGNILKDLIASGAIPSTELTIIKRQDEGLIIRNCHRIKNGEDIELGNSTVRDFFFLKREDEESMQETILELVSRRFPESYHADPLKEVQVITPLREKTALSCKALNEVFQRRLNPKPKMDGVRFKVGDKVIQTKNQYDLDIINGDIGYVRDIDERDRTITVAFENPERVVQVPLHQNDLELAYAITCHKFQGSEARIIVVPIHRSFGPLIMQRQWLYTAVSRAREVCVLVGQREEVPKIIQRNAPQRRHTRLQELLR, encoded by the coding sequence ATGCACGACGGCCACGAACAACTGCAGGGGGTCCTATCGACCATCAAGTTCCACCAGGGGAACTTCCTGATCGGAGTCCTGGACGACGGGACCACCGTGAAGGGCAGCATGCTCTCGCCGCAGGTCGGGCTGGAGTACACGTTCCGCGGGCGGCGGGAGCACCATCCCCGCTGGGGCGAGCAGTTCGCCTTCACGGACTACCGGGCCTCGTATCCCACCGACCTCGCCGCGATCCAGTGCTACCTGGTGGACAACTGCAAGTGGATCGGGCCGGAGATCGGGAAGCGCCTCGTCAACACCTACGGCAAGGAGACGCTCGCGGTCTGCAAGGCGGACCCGGACCGGGTCGCGGCCGCGATCAGCGGGATCACGCCACGCCGCGCCAAGGAGATCGCGGCGATGCTGCGGAACAACGAGGCCAACGAAAACCTCCAGCTCGCCCTCAAGGACCTCCTCGGCGGCACGAAGGTCAACCGCCGCGCGGTGAACCAGATTCTGGAGAAGTGGGGCCAGGACGCGCTGGCGCGCATCCGCGAGAACCCCTACGCGCTGATCGAGGCCATCGACGGCATCGGGTTCCTCACCGCCGACGAGGTGGCCCGGAAGATCGGCTACGACTTCTCCGGCCCGCCCCGTATCCGCGCGGGCCTCATCCACACGCTCAAGGAGCAGGCGTTCGGCCAGGGCCACACGTGCCTCCCCAAGGCGAAGCTCCTCGCGGAGGCGGAGAAGATCCTCGCCGTCCCGCCCGACCGGATCGGTTCTGAACTTGGACCATTGGAGAAGGACGGCCTCGTCATCTCCGCCGACGGATTCGTCTACCTCAAGGGTTACCACGACGACGAGAAGCTGATCGCGGAGAAGCTGAAGGTCCTCGCCCGCCAGACGCTCCCGCCCGGGCAGCCCGACTTCGAGGGCCTGGCCGACGACCAGAAGGAGGCGCTCTCGAAGGCCGTATCGAGCGGCGTCTTCATCCTGACCGGCGCGCCGGGCACGGGGAAGACCTACACGATCAAGCGGATCATCAGCTCGTTCCCGGAGGCTCGCGTGGCGCTCGCCACCCCCACGGGCAAGGCGGCCAAGCGCGTCTACGAGCAGAGCGGCCGCCTCGCGCTCACCATCCACAAGCTTCTCGAGCCGCAGAAGGAAGGCGACCGCTTCGTCTTCACGCGTGACGCCGAGAATCCGGTCGAGGCGGACCTCATCGTCCTCGACGAGGTCAGCATGGTGGACACGCCGCTCATGGCGCGGTTCCTCGAGGCCGTCGCGCCGGGCACGCGCCTCATCCTCGTGGGCGACACGTACCAGCTCCCTTCCGTAGGCCCAGGGAACATCCTCAAGGACCTCATCGCCTCGGGCGCGATCCCCTCGACCGAGCTCACGATCATCAAGCGCCAGGACGAGGGCCTCATCATCCGCAACTGCCACCGGATCAAGAACGGCGAGGACATCGAGCTCGGCAACTCCACGGTGCGGGACTTCTTCTTCCTCAAGCGCGAGGACGAGGAGTCGATGCAGGAGACCATCCTGGAGCTCGTCTCGCGCCGCTTCCCGGAGTCGTACCACGCGGACCCGCTGAAGGAGGTCCAGGTCATCACGCCCCTGCGGGAGAAGACCGCGCTTTCCTGCAAGGCCCTGAACGAGGTCTTCCAGCGCCGGCTCAACCCCAAGCCGAAGATGGACGGCGTCCGGTTCAAGGTCGGCGACAAGGTAATCCAGACCAAGAACCAGTACGACCTCGACATCATCAACGGCGACATCGGGTACGTCCGCGACATCGACGAGCGCGACCGAACGATCACGGTCGCGTTCGAGAACCCCGAGCGCGTGGTTCAGGTCCCGCTCCATCAGAACGACCTCGAGCTCGCTTACGCCATCACCTGCCACAAGTTCCAGGGCAGCGAGGCGCGGATCATCGTGGTCCCCATCCACCGCAGCTTCGGGCCTTTGATCATGCAGAGGCAGTGGCTGTACACGGCCGTCTCCCGTGCCCGGGAAGTCTGCGTGCTCGTGGGCCAGCGGGAGGAGGTCCCCAAGATCATCCAGCGGAATGCCCCGCAGCGACGGCACACGCGCCTTCAGGAGCTCTTGCGATGA
- a CDS encoding ERCC4 domain-containing protein — MTAPEIVVAIDTREQKPYRFARSEVKTLPTGDYSIVGLEDRIAIERKTKEDAYSSLGQGRARFERELQRLSQFDYAAIVIETSLPDFLQAPAFSRMNPKAAASSIVAWSVKYRVCLFFAGDRLHGNALTRQLLEKFWRYQNGDADAGSG, encoded by the coding sequence ATGACGGCGCCCGAAATCGTCGTGGCCATCGACACGCGCGAGCAGAAGCCGTACCGCTTCGCCCGCTCCGAGGTGAAGACGCTCCCGACCGGGGACTACTCCATCGTCGGCCTCGAGGACCGGATCGCCATCGAGCGCAAGACCAAGGAGGACGCCTACTCCTCCCTCGGCCAGGGCCGCGCACGATTCGAGCGGGAGCTCCAGCGGCTCTCCCAGTTCGACTACGCCGCCATCGTGATCGAGACGTCCCTGCCGGACTTCCTTCAAGCGCCGGCCTTCTCGCGGATGAATCCGAAGGCGGCGGCCAGCTCCATCGTGGCCTGGTCGGTCAAGTACCGCGTGTGCTTGTTCTTCGCGGGCGACCGGCTGCACGGCAACGCCCTGACCCGGCAGCTCCTCGAGAAATTCTGGCGCTACCAGAACGGAGACGCGGATGCCGGATCAGGATGA
- a CDS encoding CHC2 zinc finger domain-containing protein → MPDQDDLWKRYKQAVLERVGDFSVLFDGLAKQKPSTDGWVTALCPFHEDKNPSFAFNRNSGRWCCFAGCGKGSAFDYLMQTSGKSFKDALLEVGDRVGVPRPFADKPPRPPIREALVKQWVGDLWADEGVCRWLREKRGLSDATLKKYEIGWDPKRQRNTIPIRDERGNVMNVRLYNAKKDPKIINYTEGRYKYGSPARLYGIDELVKYQGKQVILCEGEWDRLVLQQEGFMAVTGTHGASVFRPEWIAHFKDKDVVVLYDCDREGQAAASNVVLRALKTAGAASVKNVVLPLKGDKDDKDVTDYFHKRGLTAADLQKLIDDTPAHSYEAEDRPEEILALESFTEVERKDLIDKKVRCEITACGETSEAFHAVEEFRITFCPRMQKGGCFECKGVVEPAVIPKGAQEYIGSCMSTNVQLKAMLREYACKYGQKPTIEILRRTTVKEFFCHQKVNRITQTRDEEGNVIQVIDGKKQELLEKRVYYLSSEHPKPGNYLAVGWVKSHPKTQQVTFLIDSMEPLEDDFESFRVEENLQHLRAFQSLSWAEILEDLTENVTRVYEREEILVAILLTYCSPRWIPFNAEIIRGWLVTVIIGDSGSGKTQTHQRIAEFINIGDCFSGLTGSRTGLAYALVEHKQKGWQVKVGRYPANSRKILTVDEAQHLPDWDLRTISKAMEEGFLQIDRVQSKGYESQTRLVMIANPKKDAVMDSFSFGCESLTTILPPTIIRRTDVAVFANSGDLKDLSFINRKRAEGNRRRITPEMLRAVVYWAWNLRPEQIIFTSEAEDFCLQRAQELSAVYGYAVDVPLITLSDCRNNLARVAAALAALLVSADENFARLVIEPKHVRMAAEFLSRLYSHENCALDDYSEIARHGSQLLDYEKIEKAFLEKWEQQRFAHDEEERNHFPRLLFVLRTTRVIRRDDLAEQVGCSVETVKRSIRLLKRFNLLDSTRDGYVKKPKFNKFLRRFLKAHPEFFRDAAGGGGQPQNCDNSLRFKDLSESGGEG, encoded by the coding sequence ATGCCGGATCAGGATGACCTCTGGAAGCGCTACAAGCAGGCGGTCCTGGAGAGGGTCGGGGACTTCTCGGTCCTCTTCGACGGCCTGGCCAAGCAGAAGCCCTCCACGGACGGCTGGGTGACGGCGCTCTGCCCGTTTCACGAGGACAAGAACCCGTCCTTCGCGTTCAACCGCAACTCGGGCCGGTGGTGCTGCTTCGCGGGCTGCGGCAAGGGGAGCGCCTTCGACTACCTCATGCAGACCTCGGGGAAGAGCTTCAAGGACGCGCTCCTCGAGGTCGGCGACCGCGTCGGCGTGCCGCGCCCCTTCGCGGACAAGCCGCCGCGCCCGCCGATCCGCGAGGCCCTCGTCAAGCAGTGGGTCGGCGACCTCTGGGCCGACGAAGGGGTCTGCCGGTGGCTGCGGGAGAAGCGCGGGCTCTCCGACGCGACGCTCAAGAAGTACGAGATCGGCTGGGACCCCAAGCGACAGCGCAACACCATCCCGATCCGCGACGAGCGCGGCAACGTGATGAACGTCCGGCTCTACAACGCCAAGAAGGACCCGAAGATCATCAACTACACCGAGGGCCGCTACAAGTACGGCTCGCCCGCGCGCCTCTACGGCATCGACGAACTCGTCAAGTACCAAGGTAAGCAGGTCATCCTCTGCGAGGGCGAGTGGGACCGCCTGGTCCTCCAGCAGGAAGGCTTCATGGCGGTGACCGGCACGCACGGCGCGTCGGTCTTCCGGCCGGAGTGGATCGCCCACTTCAAGGACAAGGACGTCGTCGTCCTCTACGACTGCGACCGGGAGGGCCAGGCCGCGGCGAGCAACGTCGTCCTGCGGGCGCTCAAGACCGCGGGCGCCGCCTCGGTCAAGAACGTCGTCCTTCCGCTCAAGGGGGACAAGGACGACAAGGATGTCACCGACTATTTCCACAAACGCGGCCTCACGGCGGCCGACCTCCAGAAGCTGATCGACGACACGCCGGCGCACTCCTACGAGGCGGAGGACCGGCCCGAGGAGATCCTGGCGCTGGAGTCCTTCACCGAGGTCGAGCGGAAGGACCTCATCGACAAGAAGGTCCGCTGCGAGATCACGGCCTGCGGCGAGACCTCGGAGGCGTTCCACGCCGTCGAGGAGTTCCGCATCACGTTCTGCCCCCGAATGCAGAAGGGCGGCTGCTTCGAGTGCAAGGGCGTGGTGGAGCCCGCCGTGATCCCCAAGGGCGCGCAGGAGTACATCGGCTCCTGCATGTCCACGAACGTCCAGCTCAAGGCGATGCTCCGCGAGTACGCCTGCAAGTACGGCCAGAAGCCGACCATCGAGATCCTGCGGCGCACCACGGTGAAGGAGTTCTTCTGCCATCAGAAGGTGAACCGCATCACCCAGACCCGCGACGAGGAGGGAAACGTCATCCAGGTGATCGACGGCAAGAAGCAGGAACTCCTGGAGAAGCGGGTCTACTACCTCTCGAGCGAGCACCCCAAGCCCGGCAATTACCTCGCCGTGGGCTGGGTCAAGAGCCACCCCAAGACCCAGCAGGTGACGTTCCTCATCGACTCCATGGAGCCGCTCGAGGACGACTTCGAGAGCTTCCGCGTGGAGGAGAACCTCCAGCACCTGCGCGCGTTCCAGTCGCTCTCGTGGGCGGAGATCCTGGAGGACCTCACCGAGAACGTCACGCGGGTCTACGAGCGCGAGGAGATCCTCGTGGCGATCCTCCTCACCTACTGCTCGCCCCGCTGGATTCCCTTCAACGCGGAGATCATCCGGGGCTGGCTTGTGACCGTCATCATCGGCGACTCGGGCTCCGGCAAGACGCAGACGCACCAGCGGATCGCGGAGTTCATCAACATCGGCGACTGCTTCTCCGGCTTGACGGGCTCTCGTACCGGTCTCGCCTACGCCCTGGTCGAGCACAAGCAGAAGGGCTGGCAGGTCAAGGTCGGCCGCTACCCGGCGAACTCGCGGAAGATCCTCACCGTGGACGAGGCCCAGCACCTGCCGGACTGGGACCTGCGGACCATCTCGAAGGCGATGGAGGAAGGGTTCCTCCAGATCGACCGCGTGCAGTCCAAAGGCTACGAGAGCCAGACGCGGCTCGTCATGATCGCCAACCCGAAGAAGGACGCGGTGATGGACAGCTTTTCCTTCGGGTGCGAGTCGCTCACGACGATCCTCCCGCCCACGATCATCCGCCGGACGGACGTCGCCGTCTTCGCCAATTCCGGCGACCTCAAGGACCTCTCCTTCATCAACCGCAAGCGCGCCGAGGGAAACCGGCGGCGGATCACGCCCGAGATGCTGCGGGCGGTGGTCTACTGGGCGTGGAACCTCCGGCCCGAGCAGATCATCTTCACGTCCGAGGCCGAGGACTTCTGCCTCCAGCGCGCCCAGGAGCTCTCGGCGGTCTATGGCTACGCCGTGGACGTGCCGCTCATCACGCTCTCGGACTGCCGCAACAACCTCGCGCGCGTCGCGGCCGCTTTGGCGGCCCTCCTCGTCTCGGCGGACGAGAACTTCGCGCGCCTCGTCATCGAGCCCAAGCACGTCCGCATGGCGGCGGAGTTCCTCTCGCGGCTCTACTCGCACGAGAACTGCGCCCTGGACGACTACTCGGAGATCGCCCGCCACGGGAGCCAGCTCCTCGACTACGAAAAGATCGAAAAGGCCTTCCTCGAGAAGTGGGAGCAGCAGCGCTTCGCCCACGACGAGGAGGAGCGGAACCACTTCCCCCGCCTGCTCTTCGTCCTGCGGACCACCCGCGTCATCCGCCGGGATGACTTGGCGGAGCAGGTCGGCTGTAGCGTCGAGACCGTCAAGCGGTCGATCCGCCTGCTCAAGCGCTTCAACCTCCTCGACAGCACGAGGGACGGCTACGTGAAGAAGCCGAAGTTCAACAAGTTCCTCCGGCGGTTCCTCAAGGCCCATCCCGAGTTCTTCCGCGACGCCGCTGGGGGTGGGGGTCAACCTCAAAATTGCGATAACTCATTGAGGTTCAAGGACTTGTCGGAAAGCGGAGGTGAAGGTTGA
- a CDS encoding septation protein SpoVG family protein, with amino-acid sequence MKVRLVDDGGDGLVGWASCVVNGALYLNNIAIRRGRNGEFVLTYPSKRSRSDQKYFYFNPITREAKRALDEAILGKLRCGEAPCRA; translated from the coding sequence GTGAAGGTCCGCCTCGTGGACGACGGCGGCGACGGCCTCGTCGGCTGGGCCTCGTGCGTCGTCAACGGCGCGCTCTACCTGAACAACATCGCCATCCGGCGCGGCCGGAACGGCGAGTTCGTGCTGACCTACCCGAGCAAGCGGAGCCGCTCCGACCAGAAGTACTTCTACTTCAACCCGATCACGCGGGAGGCCAAGCGGGCGCTCGACGAGGCCATCCTGGGCAAGCTTCGGTGCGGGGAGGCCCCATGCCGGGCGTGA
- a CDS encoding host-nuclease inhibitor Gam family protein, protein MPGVKKTDVTVELDRLCLEVAALGRKIRGIEHARNMHVRFYMQRIREESETFEQELAPLKEKRERLRRAILDLWAEHHEGTKTLELPCGKVTRRTDRELVVRDKEALLDALDRADRLDLVDHVFDEKAVAHLIAEGKLPGLPGGAAQVVDHYSIAVQLKKGDRRA, encoded by the coding sequence ATGCCGGGCGTGAAGAAGACCGACGTGACCGTCGAGCTCGACCGCCTGTGCCTGGAGGTCGCCGCGCTGGGCCGGAAGATCCGCGGCATCGAGCACGCACGGAACATGCACGTCCGTTTCTACATGCAGAGAATCCGCGAGGAGTCCGAGACCTTCGAGCAGGAGCTCGCGCCGCTCAAGGAGAAGCGCGAGCGCCTGCGGCGGGCGATCCTCGACCTCTGGGCGGAGCACCACGAGGGCACGAAGACCCTGGAGCTCCCTTGCGGCAAGGTGACCCGCCGGACCGACCGCGAGCTCGTCGTGCGCGACAAGGAGGCGCTCCTCGACGCCTTGGACCGCGCGGACCGCCTCGACCTCGTGGATCACGTCTTCGACGAGAAGGCCGTGGCTCACCTAATCGCCGAGGGGAAGCTCCCCGGCCTGCCGGGCGGCGCGGCCCAAGTGGTCGACCACTACAGCATCGCCGTCCAGCTGAAGAAGGGGGATCGCCGTGCGTGA
- a CDS encoding terminase family protein: MRIVTKETPSPDELSRWLATSEGFLQGLTDVDEKPTRLTGYQLDHLRDTSKFRAREKARGVGFSFVCAAEALAKAHLRRDYTAIFVSINLEEAVEKIRYANQLYHSLPLKWQKKKVVDNKTSIEFEDPSGRYRSRLISHPCKDPRGKHKADVFLDEFAHYGQKQRAIYVAAVPIVSRGDGQLTIGSTPLTVGDLFHEIMKEERRKYPMFTRQSVPWWACPEFCTDVARAKVEAPGLETAERVHAFGQPTLVDIFHTMERDDFRQEYELSFNDESQTFFPYDLIFACCEDELDTYDTIDSLLKNTEGDLFAGFDVGRTRNTSELIVLERTAKRVTYRMGKSFDRSRFQAQEAFLRELLKASPRIRRLCIDRHGIGMNLAENLRTEYRSRVEGVALVGQVKESLAVNLKIAFESEAVAIPRTRDLTAQIHSIKKTPTEAGYARFDTEKNERHHADKFWALALAVHAAGLGAERRRAREKVSASIV; the protein is encoded by the coding sequence ATGCGGATCGTGACGAAGGAAACCCCGAGCCCGGACGAACTGAGCCGCTGGCTGGCGACGAGTGAAGGCTTCCTCCAGGGCCTGACCGACGTCGACGAGAAGCCGACGCGCCTGACCGGCTACCAGCTCGACCACCTCCGGGACACGTCGAAGTTCCGCGCCCGGGAGAAGGCGCGCGGCGTCGGGTTCTCGTTCGTCTGCGCCGCGGAGGCGCTGGCCAAGGCGCACCTCCGGCGCGACTACACTGCCATTTTCGTCTCAATCAACTTGGAGGAGGCCGTCGAGAAGATCCGCTACGCCAACCAGCTCTACCACTCGCTCCCGCTCAAGTGGCAGAAGAAGAAGGTCGTCGACAACAAGACCTCCATCGAGTTCGAGGACCCGTCCGGCCGCTACCGCTCGCGGCTGATCTCGCACCCGTGCAAGGACCCGCGCGGGAAGCACAAGGCGGACGTCTTCCTCGACGAGTTCGCCCACTATGGCCAGAAGCAGCGCGCCATCTACGTCGCCGCCGTGCCCATCGTCTCCCGCGGGGATGGCCAGCTCACCATCGGGTCCACGCCACTCACCGTGGGCGACCTCTTCCACGAGATCATGAAGGAGGAGCGGCGGAAGTATCCGATGTTCACGCGGCAGTCGGTGCCGTGGTGGGCCTGCCCGGAGTTCTGCACGGACGTCGCCCGGGCGAAGGTCGAAGCCCCAGGCCTGGAGACCGCCGAGCGCGTCCACGCCTTCGGCCAGCCCACGCTCGTCGACATCTTCCACACGATGGAGCGCGACGACTTCCGGCAGGAGTACGAGCTCTCGTTCAACGACGAGAGCCAGACGTTCTTCCCCTACGACCTCATTTTCGCCTGCTGCGAGGACGAACTCGACACCTACGACACCATCGACTCGCTCCTCAAGAACACCGAGGGCGACCTCTTCGCCGGATTCGACGTGGGGCGGACGCGGAACACGTCGGAGCTGATCGTCCTGGAGAGGACCGCCAAGCGCGTGACCTACCGCATGGGGAAATCGTTCGACCGCTCCCGCTTCCAGGCGCAGGAGGCATTCCTGCGGGAGCTCCTCAAGGCGTCGCCGCGCATTCGGCGCCTCTGCATCGACCGGCACGGGATCGGAATGAACCTCGCCGAGAACCTCCGCACCGAGTACCGCTCGCGCGTCGAGGGTGTCGCGCTCGTCGGCCAGGTCAAGGAGTCGCTGGCCGTGAACTTGAAGATCGCCTTCGAGAGCGAGGCCGTCGCCATTCCCCGCACGCGCGACCTCACCGCGCAGATCCACTCGATCAAGAAGACGCCGACCGAGGCGGGCTACGCGCGCTTCGACACGGAAAAGAACGAGCGGCATCACGCGGACAAGTTCTGGGCCCTGGCCCTGGCGGTCCACGCCGCGGGCCTGGGCGCGGAGCGCCGGCGGGCCAGGGAGAAGGTTTCGGCGAGCATCGTATGA
- a CDS encoding DUF4406 domain-containing protein: protein MMKVVYICHPFRGDVAANLERVRRICAAVKRDYVPLAPHLLLPAYIAEATERELALEHGLALLRGADEMWVCADDVSEGMAGEIAEAMRLGVPVYRIDVDALRSGVGRDRYARVLHTHAHTRSM from the coding sequence ATGATGAAGGTCGTCTACATCTGCCATCCATTCAGGGGAGACGTTGCCGCCAACCTGGAGCGCGTCCGCCGCATCTGCGCGGCCGTCAAGCGCGACTACGTTCCGCTCGCACCGCACCTCCTCCTGCCCGCCTACATCGCCGAGGCCACGGAACGGGAGCTCGCGCTCGAACACGGCCTGGCGCTCCTGCGTGGCGCGGACGAGATGTGGGTCTGCGCCGACGACGTGAGCGAGGGCATGGCGGGCGAGATCGCGGAGGCGATGCGGCTGGGCGTTCCCGTCTATCGGATCGACGTGGATGCGCTCCGGTCAGGAGTCGGACGGGACCGTTACGCCAGGGTTCTCCACACCCACGCACACACGAGGTCCATGTAG
- a CDS encoding GPW/gp25 family protein, whose product MRSREDDIREAIGIVLGTRLGERVMRPEFGSGLADLVFDPNDANLAGRIEFLVRKALERWEPRIVLKEVRARPAGERMEIDVRYIVRQTNREDNVVVPFFSGELP is encoded by the coding sequence ATGCGGTCCCGCGAGGACGACATCCGAGAGGCCATCGGGATCGTCCTCGGGACGCGCCTGGGCGAACGCGTCATGCGGCCCGAGTTCGGAAGCGGCCTCGCGGACCTGGTCTTCGACCCCAACGACGCGAACCTCGCGGGCCGAATCGAGTTCCTCGTGCGAAAGGCCCTGGAGAGGTGGGAGCCGCGCATCGTCCTCAAGGAGGTCCGGGCGCGGCCCGCGGGAGAACGGATGGAGATCGACGTGCGCTACATCGTTCGGCAGACGAACCGGGAAGACAACGTGGTCGTGCCCTTCTTCTCCGGGGAGCTTCCCTGA